A region from the Variovorax sp. V93 genome encodes:
- a CDS encoding sulfate ABC transporter substrate-binding protein gives MTSRFKTFAAVLALASSALAGGSAFAQGSTLLNASYDVAREFYKDYNAAFVANYKKTTGKDVKIDQSHGGSSAQARAVADGLDADVVTMNTSTDIDFLANAGVVAKDWNKKFPENASPTTSTMLFLVRNGNPKGIKDWEDLVKPGVQVVIVNPKTGGNGRYAYLAAWGYVKKKGGTDAQAAEFVGKLFKNVPVLARGGRDATTAFLQRNIGDALITFESEVVSIDREFGSGKVDSVYPSISIVAENPVAVVERTTKKKGTGELAKAYLDWLYSEEAQEIAAKHALRPRSQAVLKKYAATFKPLQLFTVQELFGSLGDAQKVHFNDGGQFDKLYTPGAK, from the coding sequence ATGACTTCCAGATTCAAGACCTTCGCCGCCGTGCTCGCGCTGGCGTCTTCCGCACTCGCCGGCGGCAGCGCCTTCGCGCAGGGCAGCACGCTGCTGAACGCCTCGTACGACGTGGCGCGCGAGTTCTACAAGGACTACAACGCGGCGTTCGTGGCCAACTACAAGAAGACCACCGGCAAGGACGTGAAGATCGACCAGTCGCATGGCGGCTCGAGCGCCCAGGCGCGCGCGGTGGCCGACGGTCTCGATGCCGACGTGGTGACCATGAACACCTCCACCGACATCGACTTCCTGGCCAACGCCGGCGTGGTCGCGAAGGACTGGAACAAGAAGTTTCCCGAGAACGCATCGCCCACCACCTCGACCATGCTGTTCCTGGTGCGCAACGGCAACCCCAAGGGCATCAAGGACTGGGAAGACCTGGTCAAGCCCGGCGTGCAGGTCGTGATCGTCAACCCCAAGACCGGCGGCAACGGGCGCTACGCCTACCTGGCGGCCTGGGGCTACGTCAAGAAGAAGGGCGGCACCGACGCCCAGGCGGCCGAGTTCGTCGGCAAGCTGTTCAAGAACGTGCCGGTGCTGGCGCGCGGCGGCCGCGACGCGACCACCGCCTTCCTGCAGCGCAACATCGGCGATGCGCTGATCACCTTCGAATCCGAAGTGGTGTCGATCGACCGCGAGTTCGGCTCCGGCAAGGTCGATTCGGTCTATCCGTCGATCAGCATCGTGGCCGAGAACCCGGTGGCCGTGGTCGAGCGCACCACCAAGAAGAAGGGCACCGGCGAACTCGCCAAGGCCTACCTCGACTGGCTCTATTCCGAAGAGGCGCAGGAAATTGCCGCCAAGCACGCGCTGCGCCCGCGCTCGCAGGCCGTGCTCAAGAAGTACGCCGCCACCTTCAAGCCGCTGCAGCTGTTCACGGTGCAGGAACTGTTCGGCAGCCTCGGCGACGCCCAGAAGGTGCACTTCAACGACGGTGGCCAGTTCGACAAGCTCTACACCCCTGGCGCGAAGTAA
- the cysT gene encoding sulfate ABC transporter permease subunit CysT has translation MSGAVSSALPSAGAPLSHVNRAGGSKRVLPGFHITLGFSILYLSLIVLIPLSALVFKTFTLSWEQFWVAVTAPRVMASYRLTFGASLIAAVVNAVFGLLVAWVLVRYKFPGKRIVDALVDLPFALPTAVAGISLTALLAGNGWIGQLLEPHGIKLAFTPAGIVIALIFIGLPFVVRTVQPVLEDAEKELEEAATSLGATRLQTFTKVIFPSIAPALLTGFAMAFARAIGEYGSVIFIAGNMPMISEITPLIIIGKLEQYDYAGATAVALVMLVLSFVLLLVINGLQAWQRRRAGA, from the coding sequence ATGAGCGGCGCTGTTTCTTCGGCGCTCCCGTCCGCGGGAGCGCCGCTTTCGCATGTGAACCGGGCAGGGGGCTCCAAGCGGGTGCTGCCCGGTTTCCACATCACGCTCGGCTTCTCCATTCTCTACCTGAGCCTGATCGTGCTGATCCCGCTCTCGGCGCTGGTCTTCAAGACCTTCACGCTGAGCTGGGAACAGTTCTGGGTGGCCGTGACCGCGCCGCGCGTGATGGCCTCGTACCGGCTCACCTTCGGCGCCTCGCTGATCGCGGCCGTGGTCAACGCGGTGTTCGGCCTGCTCGTGGCCTGGGTGCTGGTGCGCTACAAGTTCCCGGGCAAGCGCATCGTCGATGCGCTGGTCGACCTGCCGTTCGCGCTGCCCACGGCGGTGGCCGGCATCTCGCTCACGGCGCTGCTCGCGGGCAACGGCTGGATCGGGCAATTGCTCGAGCCGCACGGCATCAAGCTGGCGTTCACGCCGGCGGGCATCGTGATTGCGCTGATCTTCATCGGCCTGCCCTTCGTGGTGCGCACGGTGCAGCCGGTGCTGGAAGACGCCGAGAAGGAACTCGAGGAAGCCGCCACCTCGCTGGGCGCGACGCGGCTGCAGACCTTCACGAAGGTGATCTTCCCGTCGATCGCGCCGGCGCTGCTCACGGGCTTTGCCATGGCCTTTGCACGCGCCATCGGCGAGTACGGCTCGGTGATCTTCATCGCCGGCAACATGCCGATGATTTCGGAGATCACGCCGCTCATCATCATCGGCAAGCTGGAGCAGTACGACTATGCGGGCGCCACCGCGGTCGCGCTGGTGATGCTGGTCCTTTCATTCGTCCTGCTGCTGGTCATCAACGGCCTGCAGGCCTGGCAGCGTCGCCGCGCAGGAGCCTAG
- the cysW gene encoding sulfate ABC transporter permease subunit CysW: MSAPSKIIRRAQAGTTESAWVRWTLIGIALAFMFLFLVLPLAAVATEALRKGLDAYLEALKEPDAWSAIRLTLITAAIAVPMNLVFGVAAAWAIAKFEFRGKAFLTTLVDLPFAVSPVVAGLIYVLVFGAQGWLGPWLAEHDIKIIFAVPGIVLATVFVTFPFIARELVPLMQAQGTDEEQAAIVLGATGWQTFWRVTLPNIKWGLLYGVILCNARAMGEFGAVSVVSGHIRGQTNTMPLHVEVLYNEYQSVAAFAVASLLAILALVTLVIKSVIEWRHEREMKAIAELPPERPPEPSTA; this comes from the coding sequence ATGAGTGCGCCTTCCAAGATCATTCGCCGCGCACAGGCCGGCACCACCGAATCGGCCTGGGTGCGCTGGACGCTGATCGGCATTGCGCTCGCGTTCATGTTCCTGTTCCTCGTGCTGCCGCTGGCCGCCGTGGCGACGGAAGCGCTGCGCAAGGGCCTCGATGCCTATCTCGAAGCACTGAAGGAGCCCGACGCCTGGAGCGCGATTCGCCTCACCCTGATCACGGCCGCCATCGCGGTGCCGATGAACCTGGTGTTCGGCGTGGCCGCAGCCTGGGCCATCGCCAAGTTCGAGTTCCGCGGCAAGGCCTTCCTGACCACGCTGGTGGACCTGCCGTTCGCGGTGTCGCCGGTGGTGGCGGGGCTGATCTACGTGCTGGTGTTCGGCGCGCAGGGCTGGCTCGGCCCGTGGCTCGCGGAGCACGACATCAAGATCATCTTCGCGGTGCCGGGCATCGTGCTGGCGACGGTGTTCGTGACCTTCCCGTTCATCGCGCGCGAACTCGTGCCGCTGATGCAGGCGCAGGGCACCGACGAGGAGCAGGCCGCCATCGTGCTTGGCGCGACCGGCTGGCAGACCTTCTGGCGCGTGACCCTGCCCAACATCAAGTGGGGCCTGCTGTACGGCGTGATCCTCTGCAACGCGCGCGCCATGGGCGAGTTCGGCGCGGTGTCGGTGGTGTCGGGCCACATCCGCGGCCAGACCAACACCATGCCGCTGCATGTGGAGGTGCTCTACAACGAATACCAGTCGGTGGCGGCCTTTGCCGTGGCCTCGCTGCTCGCCATCCTGGCGCTGGTCACGCTGGTGATCAAGTCGGTCATCGAATGGCGCCACGAACGCGAAATGAAGGCCATTGCCGAGCTGCCGCCAGAGCGGCCACCCGAGCCCTCGACGGCCTGA
- a CDS encoding sulfate/molybdate ABC transporter ATP-binding protein, whose translation MSIEIRNISKQFGDFRALNNVNLDVESGELVALLGPSGCGKTTLLRIIAGLETADTGSILFSGEDTTDVHVRERQVGFVFQHYALFRHMTVFENVAFGLRVKPRKERPSDAQIKQKVTDLLKLVQLDWLADRYPSQLSGGQRQRIALARALAVEPKVLLLDEPFGALDAKVRKELRRWLRRLHDELHVTSIFVTHDQEEALEVADRVVVINKGRIEQVGSPQEVWDQPASPFVYGFLGDVNLFHGRADNGAVQLDGMRLDSPEHSGARDAKAMAYVRPHDLTVERYTAGATGIVATLSRAIVVGPIARLELEPTETNPDNPGSGTIIEAQLPAQQFRELGLHEGDTVVATPRKARVFVEEDWVSP comes from the coding sequence ATGAGCATCGAAATCCGCAACATCAGCAAGCAGTTCGGCGACTTCCGGGCGCTGAACAACGTGAACCTCGACGTCGAGTCGGGCGAACTCGTCGCGCTGCTCGGCCCCTCGGGCTGCGGCAAGACCACGCTGCTGCGCATCATCGCGGGGCTGGAGACGGCCGACACCGGCAGCATTCTCTTTTCGGGCGAGGACACCACCGACGTGCACGTGCGCGAGCGGCAGGTGGGCTTCGTGTTCCAGCACTACGCGCTGTTCCGCCACATGACGGTGTTCGAGAACGTCGCGTTCGGCCTGCGCGTGAAGCCGCGCAAGGAGCGCCCGAGCGACGCGCAGATCAAGCAGAAGGTGACCGACCTGCTCAAGCTGGTGCAGCTCGACTGGCTGGCCGACCGCTACCCGTCGCAGCTCTCGGGCGGCCAGCGCCAGCGCATCGCATTGGCGCGCGCATTGGCGGTGGAACCCAAGGTGCTGCTGCTCGACGAACCCTTCGGCGCGCTCGACGCCAAGGTGCGCAAGGAGCTGCGGCGCTGGCTGCGCCGGCTGCACGACGAGCTGCACGTTACCTCGATCTTCGTCACGCACGACCAGGAAGAGGCGCTCGAAGTGGCCGACCGCGTGGTGGTCATCAACAAGGGCCGCATCGAGCAGGTCGGCTCGCCGCAAGAGGTGTGGGACCAGCCCGCGAGCCCCTTCGTCTACGGCTTCCTGGGCGATGTGAACCTGTTCCATGGCCGGGCCGACAATGGCGCGGTGCAGCTGGACGGCATGCGCCTGGACTCGCCCGAACACAGCGGCGCGCGCGACGCCAAGGCCATGGCCTACGTGCGCCCGCACGATCTCACGGTGGAGCGCTACACCGCCGGCGCCACCGGCATCGTGGCCACCCTGTCGCGCGCCATCGTGGTCGGCCCGATCGCGCGGCTGGAACTTGAGCCCACCGAAACGAATCCAGATAATCCGGGCTCCGGAACCATCATCGAGGCGCAACTCCCTGCGCAACAGTTCCGTGAACTGGGCCTGCACGAGGGCGACACGGTTGTCGCCACGCCACGCAAGGCCCGGGTGTTCGTAGAAGAAGATTGGGTGTCCCCTTGA
- a CDS encoding disulfide bond formation protein B, with translation MIDWYFGAPRRAYGLICLACVLMLAFGLYLQHVVGLEPCPMCIVQRYALVLVALFTGLAGVFRSRGLQATGGVLALVAAAGGAYTAAAQSWLQWNPPEVVTCGRDLYGMIETFPLKRALPMIFRGGGDCSKVDWSLFGLTLANWSFIAFVVLAVLLLVLLFRRPAAR, from the coding sequence TTGATCGATTGGTACTTCGGCGCGCCGCGCCGCGCGTATGGGCTGATCTGCCTGGCCTGCGTCCTGATGCTGGCCTTCGGGCTCTACCTGCAGCACGTGGTCGGCCTCGAGCCTTGCCCCATGTGCATCGTGCAGCGCTATGCGCTGGTGCTGGTGGCGCTTTTCACCGGGCTGGCCGGCGTGTTCAGGAGCCGCGGCCTGCAGGCAACGGGCGGCGTGCTGGCGCTGGTGGCGGCCGCGGGCGGCGCCTACACCGCGGCGGCGCAAAGCTGGCTCCAGTGGAACCCGCCCGAGGTCGTGACCTGCGGGCGCGACCTCTACGGAATGATCGAGACCTTTCCGCTCAAGCGGGCGCTGCCGATGATCTTCCGCGGCGGCGGCGATTGCTCGAAGGTCGACTGGTCGCTGTTCGGCCTGACGCTCGCGAACTGGTCGTTCATCGCCTTCGTGGTGCTGGCGGTGCTGCTGCTCGTGCTGCTTTTTCGCCGGCCCGCGGCGCGCTAG
- a CDS encoding mobilization protein codes for MSSINFIGGEKGGVGKSVTARVLAQYFIDHSKPFTGFDTDRSHSSFTRFYEGFASPIVVDSFEGLDTVVNGFETNPQQSVIVDLAAQTLAPLSRWIKESDLFDVFDELGVAVNFWHVLDDGKDSTDLLGTLIDTFGNRPNYIVVQNYGRGSDFGMLLASQSLSKATANGARVITLPRLHEASMRKIDAQNTSFWKAVNDREGPHALGLLERQRVKSWLATAYAAFDTLPL; via the coding sequence ATGAGCTCCATCAATTTCATCGGCGGCGAAAAAGGCGGTGTCGGCAAGTCGGTCACGGCGCGCGTGCTGGCGCAGTACTTCATCGACCACAGCAAGCCTTTCACGGGCTTCGACACCGACCGCTCGCACAGCTCGTTCACGCGCTTCTACGAAGGCTTTGCCTCGCCCATCGTGGTCGACAGCTTCGAGGGCCTGGACACCGTGGTGAACGGCTTCGAGACGAATCCGCAGCAAAGCGTCATCGTCGACCTCGCGGCCCAGACGCTCGCGCCGCTGTCGCGCTGGATCAAGGAATCGGACCTGTTCGACGTGTTCGACGAACTGGGCGTGGCCGTGAACTTCTGGCACGTGCTGGACGACGGCAAGGACTCCACCGACCTGCTCGGCACGCTGATCGACACCTTCGGCAACCGGCCCAACTACATCGTGGTGCAGAACTACGGCCGCGGCAGCGACTTCGGCATGCTGCTGGCGTCGCAGTCGCTTTCCAAGGCCACCGCGAACGGCGCCCGCGTGATCACGCTGCCGCGCCTGCATGAGGCGAGCATGCGCAAGATCGATGCGCAGAACACCAGTTTCTGGAAGGCCGTGAACGACCGCGAAGGGCCGCATGCGCTCGGCCTGCTGGAGCGCCAGCGCGTGAAGTCCTGGCTGGCGACCGCCTACGCAGCCTTCGACACCCTGCCGCTCTAG
- a CDS encoding type II toxin-antitoxin system HipA family toxin: MNVKILEISLGARRFGKLFQYADLCRFVAEPELVAAPPPEVLSLSMVASDPSAQAALWSDVKNPLFNAQGGQLPRFFQNLLPEGVLRSHIAQLRGCRDNDHFELLAACGGDLPGAVSARPVAVDRGTLQRLITQDQDALEMSVVELPMPQGISVSGVQPKLGLRRQGGRYVARTRAGASTRVIAKLPVAGRPHMPQLEMLSLQLARAAGVEVCHAELAPLSAIAAEHSYALPDEPDFLAVTRFDREGARRIHFEDFAQVLAVDPMHKYSASYLDMALAMRAFPSLGEEAVLELVRRLAVNDLLGNPDAHLKNFGVLYPDGIAPRLAPAYDIVAYAALQGVDGHALPLLPASPGEAAPRRTALFTPANVRAFCFSTGLHEPLMRRAVADTTRLARSRWPEMIEASTLPAAWKKRLQQRLQAHPLLQGMARRGK, encoded by the coding sequence ATGAACGTCAAGATCCTGGAGATCTCGCTCGGCGCGCGCCGCTTCGGCAAGCTGTTCCAGTACGCCGACCTCTGCCGCTTCGTGGCGGAGCCCGAACTGGTGGCCGCGCCGCCGCCCGAGGTGCTTTCGCTTTCGATGGTGGCCAGCGACCCCTCGGCGCAGGCCGCCCTGTGGAGCGACGTCAAGAACCCGCTCTTCAACGCGCAGGGCGGGCAGCTGCCGCGCTTCTTCCAGAACCTGCTGCCCGAAGGCGTCCTGCGCAGCCACATCGCGCAATTGCGCGGCTGCCGCGACAACGATCACTTCGAGCTTCTTGCGGCCTGCGGCGGCGACCTGCCCGGCGCGGTGAGCGCCCGGCCGGTTGCGGTCGACCGCGGCACCTTGCAGCGGCTCATCACGCAGGACCAGGACGCGCTCGAGATGTCGGTGGTCGAGCTGCCGATGCCGCAGGGCATCTCGGTGTCGGGCGTGCAGCCCAAGCTCGGCCTGCGCCGGCAGGGCGGGCGCTACGTGGCCCGCACCCGCGCCGGCGCGAGCACCCGCGTGATCGCCAAGCTGCCCGTGGCCGGGCGCCCCCACATGCCGCAGCTGGAGATGCTCTCGCTCCAGCTGGCGCGGGCGGCCGGCGTCGAGGTCTGCCACGCCGAACTCGCGCCGCTCTCGGCCATTGCGGCCGAGCACAGCTACGCGCTGCCCGACGAGCCCGACTTCCTTGCCGTCACGCGCTTCGACCGCGAGGGCGCGCGCCGCATCCATTTCGAGGACTTCGCGCAGGTGCTCGCGGTCGACCCGATGCACAAGTACAGCGCCAGCTACCTCGACATGGCACTGGCCATGCGCGCCTTTCCATCGCTCGGCGAGGAAGCGGTGCTCGAACTCGTGCGGCGCCTCGCGGTGAACGACCTGCTCGGCAACCCCGATGCGCATCTGAAGAACTTCGGCGTGCTGTACCCCGACGGCATCGCACCGCGGCTGGCCCCGGCCTACGACATCGTGGCCTATGCCGCGCTCCAGGGCGTCGACGGCCATGCCCTGCCTCTTCTGCCGGCGTCGCCGGGCGAGGCTGCCCCCCGACGCACCGCCCTCTTCACGCCCGCCAACGTGCGCGCCTTCTGTTTCTCGACGGGGCTGCACGAACCGCTGATGCGGCGCGCCGTTGCGGACACGACGCGGCTCGCGCGCAGCCGCTGGCCCGAAATGATCGAGGCCTCGACGCTGCCGGCCGCCTGGAAAAAACGGCTGCAGCAGCGCTTGCAGGCACATCCCTTGCTGCAGGGCATGGCCAGGCGCGGCAAATAG
- a CDS encoding helix-turn-helix domain-containing protein has translation MNKQELITALAARREAAGLGNAEIALRSGLTERSVRNALSLKGNPQLSSLLALVDALGLELQLAPKGFGERADTEPGYRPVPTRIGNAVGAVAASPAPASGPHARKRSP, from the coding sequence GTGAACAAGCAGGAACTCATCACAGCCCTGGCAGCCCGGCGCGAGGCCGCGGGCCTCGGCAACGCAGAAATCGCGCTGCGCTCGGGCCTCACCGAGCGCTCGGTGCGCAATGCGCTGAGCCTGAAGGGAAATCCGCAGCTGTCCTCGCTGCTGGCGCTGGTGGATGCCCTGGGCCTCGAGTTGCAGCTCGCGCCCAAGGGTTTCGGCGAACGTGCGGACACCGAGCCCGGCTATCGCCCGGTTCCCACGCGCATCGGCAATGCCGTCGGCGCTGTGGCTGCGTCGCCGGCTCCGGCTTCCGGGCCCCATGCGAGGAAGCGTTCGCCATGA